One genomic segment of Chitinophaga parva includes these proteins:
- a CDS encoding site-specific integrase translates to MIKEHNTLMHDLIGKDYALATYKRFLTLENLVKEFLQVKLSQNDFLIYNLSNKFLIDFEHHLKTYRKCNHNSAAKYVKNLKRIINSAISNQWIEDNPFMGHKITIKATQTIFLTENELAKIENKVFDNERLDAVKNVFLFQCYTGLAYVDNGYTQMI, encoded by the coding sequence ATGATAAAAGAACACAATACCCTGATGCATGATTTGATTGGAAAGGACTATGCCTTGGCTACCTATAAGCGTTTTTTGACCTTAGAAAACTTAGTTAAGGAGTTTCTTCAAGTAAAGCTCTCACAAAATGACTTCTTAATTTACAACCTATCAAACAAATTTTTGATAGATTTTGAACACCATCTTAAAACTTATCGCAAGTGCAACCACAACAGCGCTGCCAAGTATGTGAAAAATTTAAAAAGGATTATCAATTCTGCGATCAGTAACCAATGGATAGAGGATAATCCATTCATGGGGCATAAAATAACCATAAAGGCTACACAGACAATTTTCTTAACTGAAAATGAATTGGCAAAAATTGAAAATAAAGTTTTTGACAACGAAAGGTTAGATGCTGTGAAAAATGTCTTCTTATTCCAGTGTTATACAGGTCTGGCCTATGTTGATAACGGCTATACGCAGATGATTTAA